The DNA region TATGTTGAATCAGCTGCAGGGGATCACCAATTTCCTGGTAATTTTCAATTTTAAGCCCTTGAAATTATAGAACTGAGAATAGGTGGAAGGCTGAATGGAATATTGGATGAAAGATTGGATGGATGGTCCTAATATGTTAAAATTTGAAGATCATCATTGTTGGATTTCCTTTTGTTCATACTTCCAATCCGATCATCTATCTTTATAAATGGAAAGTTTCAATTATTTATTACCTTTTTTCTTATTATTTATATTATGTATGTGTCGATTGATGTCGTTTTTAGAAGTTAACAGTGATAAATAAATACGATATCTTTATGTATAGGTCACCTTTTTAATCGATTAGTTAAAGGCCAGTTTGAAAGGCCAGCATTCAAATTGTTCATTTCATGAGATAAAGGAGTTGTTTTGGATGAAATACAGTCTTGGTATAGACGCAGGTGGAACTTACACAGACGCAGTACTCCTGAGGGATTCGGATGAGGTTATCATTGCTTCTAACAAAGCACTTACAACATATCCTGATCCTCTGGAGGGCATAAGAAATGCGATCGATGGAATCGATCAGGAATATCTCAAGGACATTAAGGTTGTATCCGTTTCAACCACACTTTCCACGAATAGTATTTTGGAAGGCACGGGTTTTCCTGTAGGTCTGATCCTTGTTGGAAATTATGAGGTAAATAAGGACCTTCCAACTGAACATTTTACTCAGGTAAATGGTGGGCATAACTATAATGGTATAGAGGCATCACCTCTGGATGAGGATGCTGTAAAGGCCTTTGCAGCAGGTATCAAAGACCGTGTCGCAGCATTTGCGGTTTCGTCCTATTTTAGTATTCGTAATCATGACCATGAACTAAGGGTAAAAGAGATCGTCAAGGAAACTACGGGGCTTCCTGTTGTATGTGCTCATGAGCTTTCACAGGACCTTGGAGCTTTCGAAAGGGCAGTTACTGCATTCTTTAATGCCCAGCTTATTCCTATCACTGAGAATTTCATGTCTACTGTGGAACAGTATATTGTTTCCAAAGGAGTGGATGCAAATGTTTTCATGCTCAAATGTGATGGTTCTGTCATTGGTATCAGAAGTGCCCTTGAAAAGCCGATCGAGTCTATCTTCTCAGGCCCGGCGGGCAGTCTTGTGGGTGCATCTTTCCTGACCGGCAACGAGACCTGTGCTGTGATCGATGTGGGTGGGACGAGTACTGATATTTCTGTCATAAATGGCGGTGTTCCGGACATGAGTGAGTCAGGTGCTGTCGTGGGCGGCTGGAAGACAAGGGTCAAGGCCATCAAGATGGAGACCTCTGCAATGGGGGGTGACAGTGATGTATGGGTTAAGGACAATCACGTCAACATCGGACCAAGGAGGGTGATCCCACTTTGTCGTGCTGCAGATCTTTATCCTGAATTCCTTGAGCAGCTTAAGACGAACCCCATGCCTTCTAAAGGATTGCTTGGTACGAATTTCCAGCCAACCAAGTTCTTCATCAGGACCGGATACGATCCGATCGACATAACCGACATGGAAAAAGAGGTACTTGCCGCAATATCAGAGACCCCTACATCATTAAGGGAGATCAAGTATCGTCTGAAAAAGTATCCTTCAGCTAAACATATCGATCTTCTGATTCAGAAACGCCTGATACAGACCATTGGTTTTACACCTACAGATGCATTGCACGTGCTTGGTGATTATGAAGAACACACTGTCGAGGCAGCGCAAATAGGTGCAAAGTATCTTGGTTCCCTGTGCAAAAGGGATGCTCAGGAGTTTGCTGCTTTTGTAAAACAGGAATTTGCCAAGAACATGGCATCCGATCTCATGTCCTTCTTCCTGGAGGGTGTGCCCAAGAACGAGATCCGTAAGATATTCGACATCGAGTCTCCTACAAAGTTCAAGGTAGAGATGCCTGTGGTGCTGATAGGCGGTCCGGTGGTTGCATATCTTGATAATCTCAAAGAAATACTTGATGCGGATATAGTGGTCCCTGAATTCTCGAATGTTGGTAATGCAGCGGGTGCGCTGGCAGCAAAAGGTATTCGCAGGGTGGATTTCCTTGTCAGGCCTGTTTCAATGGCAGCTCCAGATTGGGAATTCTATGTTTTCTCTGAGAAAGGACGAATGAATTTCTATGAGTATGAAGAAGCTCTTGAATATGCCACGACGACAGGAAGGGAAACGATCATCCAGTATATGGCCGATGCAGGTCTGGATCCTGAACATGTAAAGGTTGATGTGGAGAAGGAAGAGATCATCCCTGACGGTTGGGATCACCCACTTGAAACAAGAATACGCGTTATGGGTGTTGGTGCCAGTCTTGTGGAAGAGGAGTGTTAATTAATACAACATTTCTCCTTTTTCTTCCCATTTTTGTCTTTATCTTTTCCTTTTCCTTTTTCTGCTTCTATTTTCTATTTTTCTGTTTCGTCAAATGGTTTAATTCCCACTCTCTTATAAAAATTGAAATAGCTGTAAGTTCAATCTTTATATGATAATTTCCTCTGTGCAGTGTGGGGTGTATGCTGGATGAAATTGTGTTACAAGAAAAATAAAGGTGACAGGGTAACCTGTCCGATAGTGGGCCTGATCTCTATACTGGTATTTGTGATACTGAGTATTTTGATCTATGAATTTGTGATAGTCAGGTTGATCCAGACTATCTCTGGTTCCTGAGTATTACAAATGGCCTTTGAAGAAGGTATGCTATATCAGCTATATCAAAAAGAGCAGAGCTTAGTTCACTCTGTGGTCTCTGCAATGTTCATCTTGTTCCTTTCATAATTGACTATTCTGCGAACTACCAGCTTTTTCTTTCCCATCCACATGTTCGGTTCTTCCGGATAGTTCTCTTTTGCATAGTTGTAGATTTCGTCAGTTGTCATGTTTGAAAGTTTATTTTCCAGTTCCAGGAGATGTTTCATTGGCTTAGCCCCCTCATTTTATCTTAATCACATTAGATGTTGTGTATTTATCTTTTTTGGTATTTTTATTTCATATTGGGGCGATTTCATTTTGGATAGAAATGATTATGAATTGAAACGTCTATTAAGTATCAAAAATAGCTGAAAGAAATTTGAAGGTACCAATATGACCAATAATAATTTTGAGCCAATACCAAGTTCATTAATGTTTAAGAGCCTGCTTGACAAGGACACTATTATAATGACCGCTAACCCGAGGATAGCACTTGTCATGAAAGGCATTATGAGCGCTGCTAAGGACATGGATGCCCCACTTATCTTCGAGCTTGCAAGGTCCGAGTGTAATCTTGAAGGTGGATATGCCGGATTGAAGCCATCAGACCTTTCAAGGATGGCAAGAGAGGCAGCAAAGGAAGTCGGTTTTGATATGTGGGCTTTGCATGCTGATCACATCGGTATCAAGAAAGGGGATGATGAAGACATCGAGTCTACAAAGGCCCTTGTAAGCGGACAGATCGATGCAGGATTCACATCATTTGCAATTGACGCATCTCATCTGTTCAATTTCCAGGGTGGGAACCTGCGCGAAGAGCTTGCTGACAATATCGATGCAACCACAAAGATCGGTCTTCACATCAAGGAGAACATGGGGGACAAGGGATATGGTCTTGAAGTAGAGGTTGGTGAGATTGGCAGGGAAGATGAGCACGGAAGGGTACTTACCAGTCCGGAAGAGGCAGTTACATTCATCAAGGCATTGAACGAGAACGGTGTCTTCCCTCACTTTTTGGCAATCGCCAATGGAAGTGCACACGGAAATACCTATGATGCCAGTGGTAATCTTATTGAACAGGTGTCCATCGACATCGATCAGACAATTGCAGTTGCACAGGCACTGAAGGACAATAACCTGGACGTGAGGATCGCACAGCACGGTATTACAGGTACTCCACGTGATCTGATCCACAACAATTTCCCTCACGGCGATATCGTCAAAGGAAATGTGGCAACTTTCTATCAGAACATCGTCTGGGACATATTCAAGGTCTACGAACCTGAACTTTATCAGGATATCCGTAACTGGACAATTGAGACCTATAAGGAGAAAGCACCTGGTAAGAACGACACTGAGATATTTGGCAAGTTCAGCAAGTTTGCAGTCAAGCAGTTCTTTGACAGGATATACTCTGTGTCCGATGACACAAAAGCTGCAATTGACGCAATGTGCTATGCTGAGACCCTTCTGTTCATTAAGTCATTCAAAGGCGAGGGTACAGCCCAGATCGTCAGGGACTCACTTAATTAAGGTTTTTAATTTCAGGGATGTGGCCAGTGATATTTGGTCACATCATCCCTGGCTTTTTATTTTCACGTGCTCTTTCTACAACGCTTTCTATTCTTCTGAGCCTTGTTTCCTCACGTTTAGCATCAAGTACCCATTCGATGTAGTTTCTTCTGTAACCCGGGGCGAAGGCTGAAAAATTCTTCCATGCCTGCTCATCTGCCTTTAAGGCTGCTTTCATATCTGCCGGAATATCAGTTGCTTTTATCCTTGATTGCGCTGGTTTTTCATTGAGTGCATTGCCAAGTTTCTGCAAACCTTTCTCTGTCATTTTGCCCAGTTCTATCATTTTCCGTGCCCTTTGCTTGTTCGTTTCCGACCATTGACTTCTCTCAGTGCGAGGGGTATATCTCTGGGCATACCTTTCCTCATCGATCCTGCGAATAAGGGTGTCTATCCAGCCAAAACAGATCGCTTCCTCAACGGCATCATCATATTGGAGTATGGGCTTGCCGGTGTGCTTCTTGTAGTGAACCAGCCAGATGTCCTTTTCAGTGGAATTATGCTTTTCAAGCCATTTTCTCCATTCTTCCCGGGTTTCCACATGCAAAGTGTTCATGAGTCTTATTTTTGATAGAAGTCCCTTATATCATTTGTCGGTTTGTCAGTTCCTTATCAGTCACTGATCAATTCTTCACTCTGATCTTGATCGTTATTTTTCATAAGTTCTTCAGAAAAGCTCCAAAATGTTATATTGCTGATGAAGGCATCTGTAATTCGGGAGAACGGACATGAAACTAAAAAAAATATCTTTTATTGCATTGCTTGTGTTGGCTATGCTCCTCTTGCAGCCAATAGCTGTAAGTGCGTTGTCATCAAGTGATGCAAAACAGGCATGGCATGATGCAAAACAGGCAAGTGTCGAAGCCCAGTCTGAGCACAGGGATGCCAAGATCGAATGGGCAGCAGACAAGACCGAGGAAAATAACCAGAATGTCATCGATACCGGTAAAGATGCATTGCATGCTGCACTTGATGAAGTTGAAGCATGGCTGATATGGAAAGACCTTGAAGTAGCCGAGAATCCTGACATTCCTGTTAATCTGAAGGAGAGCATTCAGGAAGATGTCGATGTCAATCTTGTGAAGATTGATGAGCTAAGGGCAGATGTCGATGGTGTGGAGAACAGGTTCCAGTTGGGTGCAGTTTTCCTTAAAATGGTCGGAAGCTATTTTGAGCTTGTTTCCGATGTTGCAAGGAACAGTGGGTTTGTGTGGGTACACACAGCAAACGAGCATGCAGATACCCTTGAGGACTATGAATCAAAACTGCGTGAGGCAGCCGAAGATATGGATAATAATGACCTTGTCATTGAAAAGCTGGATCTGGCAAAGGCCGAGATCGAGGATGCAAGGACAAATATAGACAATGCTGAAGAAGAATACGAACAGGTGAGTGTTCCCGGTCAGCCATTGATCAAGTTCTCAAACGGCAACAACTATCTCCGGATAGCCAGGGGAAATATGATATCAGCACATGGATACCTGAATGAGGCATATGGCATGATCGTCAGGGGGGGACTGATAAAATGAAACGAATGATATTTGCGATCTTAATTATTGCTACGATGTTGCTTGTTAGTGGTTGTGCTCAAAATAGGGATGTCCCTGAAGAAGAAATGGATGATGTCGTTGTAGAGGATACGACAGCTGTCTCAGAGGATATTGATGAAAACGGAGTTGAAAATGTGGCCGATGGTCTGGCAGAAACCATCCCTGAGGGCGAGGATACCTCAAACGGGTCTGATAACACTACCTCTATCTCACAGGAAGACCTGGACAGATTAAAAGAAGAACTTGAAGGACTCGAGTTCGAAGATATGGGTGGGCTTTCCGAGGAATGACCACCTTTTCTTTATCTTTATATATCCTCTTTCTCTCTATTTTTAATAGAAAAAAATTCTGCTTTTCTGGGTTGTTCTCACTCGTAACGCAATGCATCGAGTGGTCTCATATTCGATGCTTTCCATGCAGGATACATTCCGCCAATAAGGCTTGTAGCAACACCGAAAAGGATTCCCTCAAGTATGTAGAGTAATGTTGACAATGAGAACAGGTATGATGTATTCTTTACCACCAGTGAAAGTATTAGATATCCTGCTCCGATTGTAAACAAACCTCCGATAAGGCTTGCAGCAATTCCCAGAAGCAGGGCTTCCAGAAGGAACATTGTGAGCACGTCCTTTCGTGAGGCTCCGACTGCTTTCATCACACCGATCTCTTTGGTGCGTTCCATTGTGGACATGAGCATGACGTTCAATATGCTGACACCTGCTACTATTAGTGAGATCGAACCTATCCCCATGAGGAAAAGGGAAATGGACTTGAATGCTTCATTTATGCTCTCAAGGATGATATTGGTCGCGAAAACGGTTATTACTTCTTCTTTCCTGTTCAGAAGATCTTCAATATCTTCTTTTATGTCATCAACCTGGTCAAGTTCTTCTGCCCGGACGACGACAAAATCATATTCATCCCTCTCTTCAGGGTACATCTTTTCATACATCTGGATCGATGTGAATACTCCTGTATCGGCATTGATGTCGAATCCCATCCCGCGTTCTTTCAGGATACCTACTACCCTGAGCCTTGAATCTCCTATCTCTATCTTGCCTCCGGTCTTCAGGTCAAGGGTCTCGGCAATGGAGGCACCTATTACACAATCCGTAGAACCGGATTTGAAGAACTGTCCGTCTTCCACTTCTACCAGTTTTTCCAGATCCTCTTGTTCGATGCTATAGATGGACCCAAAGGTATAGCTGTTCTTATATTCAACCCGGTCTCCTGTTGAATAGGCAGGGATTATGGCATCTATGCCGTGCACCTTTTTCATTTGGCTGATCTGCTTTTCGGTGACTCCGTCCTCTCCAGGTGCAGGGTATATGAGAAGTTTGTCTCCAATGTCACCGAATGAATCGGTGACCGACATTTTCAGGCTGTTCCCGAGTATCCCCATGGATGAGATGGCAATGACGCCAATGATTATGCCTATGGCTGCAAGTACTGTCCGGAAGGTCTGCCGCTTGAGATTTCTCTTTGCAAGTTGCAGGTACATGTTGCTCTGTATATCTTCAATAGATATCATCGGAAACCTCTCCGTCCATTAGTACGATGGTCTTATTGGAGTATTCAGTAAGTTTATGGTCGTGGGTGACAACGATCAAGGTAGTGCCTTCTTCATTTAGCCGGACCAGCAACTCCATTATACTCTTCCCTGTCTTAGAGTCAAGGTTTCCGGTAGGCTCATCAGCAAGAAGTATCGGTGGCTCATTTGCAAGGGCACGGGCAATGGCAACTCTCTGTTGCTGTCCTCCAGATAGCTCGTTCGGGCGATGGGATGCATATTCCGGATCGAGCTGTGCCTGTTCCAGTGCATGCATGGCCCGCTTTTTTCGCAGGGTTGGTGTGATCCTGCTGAATATCATGGGAATCTCAACATTCTCGATCGCAGTCAGGGTTGGGATCAGGTTGAACTGCTGGAAAATGAAGCCTATATTGTCCCTGCGGATGGCTGTAAGCCTGTCATCATCAAGTTTGGTTATATTCGTTCCATTGATCTTGACTTTACCTGATGTGGGTGTGTCAAGACAGCCTACCATGTTAAGAAGTGTGGATTTTCCTGAACCGGATGATCCCATTATTGTGACAAAATCTCCTTTTTCAATGGATATGTTGACCCCGTTGAGTGCATGTATCTCACTTGTTCCCAGGGTATAGATCTTCCTGACATTTTGTAACTGGACTATCGGATCGGACATAGGTTCCCCATCATTCTTCGATTTCATCATCATCATCTTCGTCTTCATCGAATCCGTCTTCGTCCTCATCGTCCGTTTCTTCCTCTTCTGCTACCTCGCGTTTCTTCCAGGTATAGACGATGACTCCGGCAACTGCAATGGTTATGATTCCAATGACTCCCCACATCCATAGGGGGGTTTCCTGTTCCCCGCCTTCTGGGGCTGAAGCACTTTCAAGATCAATATAGCCTGTCACAGATGAATATACGTTGTCTGTGTCACGGAATTCGATAAGGATGGGTATTTCTTTGACGTCAGAGGTCAGGATGCGTGCAGACAGTTCGAAACTGCTAAAATCATCTGCTTCCAGTGTGCCGACGAAGTAGTTCGCATAAGGCTGCATAGGTGTGATATTTTCTGATTCGGCAATAGACACCAGTACGTTCTTTGCATCGGTCGTACCGAAATTATTGATATCTCCAATAAGTGAATACTTGTTCCCAATCTTTGTCACTTCGATACCGGTGAAGATCAATGATGGCTGGCTTACTACGTTTATTTCTGTATCTTCATTTCCGGAAACATGGTAGTTATCGCCATTGAAAAATGAGGCTGTGAACGAGATGTTCTTCGTTCCGCTTGAAGATGCCATGGTGTTGAGGGTGATGTCAACTGTGGTCTTATCGCTTGCAGGTATGGTCCCCACGAAGACCTCTGCAGGATTAAAAGAAACATTTTCTCCTTCGGCTTTGATTATGACATTGTTCACATCATTTGGCCTTGTGTTGATGATATCCAGTTCTATTGTTGATATCTCGTTCATCACTGTTGTTGGCATTGTTGCCATTATAAGCCTTAAGTTCCTGCCATCGATCTTGACTGGGATGTTGTAGTTGAGATCGTTCATGTCACTGCCACCCACAAGTTCCATGGTAAGGAAGTGGACGCCATTCTCTGCTGTTTCCTTTGCACGTATGTTGAATGCCAGCTTGATGGTGTCCCGGGGTCCCAGAAGGCCGATATCCGTATGCTCTTTATTGAGGATCTCGATATCGTCGTTACCGCCAAGTGCTATACTGGCAATGTAGGCGTTCATGTCAAAGGTCTTCTCATCTTCCTGTACATAGATCTCTCCATTTGCCATATTTTCTATGGATATGGTGATGGTTCCGGTATCTCCCGGCATCAGGACCGCAGGTTCCATGGAATAGTCTACGACCACGGTTGGGCGTATGTCAGTATCGGCTGCTGCAGGGGCAGTAAATGCCAGAAGCAGCACCAGTGTTATGCTTATAATGGCCTTTAG from Methanococcoides methylutens includes:
- a CDS encoding hydantoinase/oxoprolinase N-terminal domain-containing protein; the encoded protein is MKYSLGIDAGGTYTDAVLLRDSDEVIIASNKALTTYPDPLEGIRNAIDGIDQEYLKDIKVVSVSTTLSTNSILEGTGFPVGLILVGNYEVNKDLPTEHFTQVNGGHNYNGIEASPLDEDAVKAFAAGIKDRVAAFAVSSYFSIRNHDHELRVKEIVKETTGLPVVCAHELSQDLGAFERAVTAFFNAQLIPITENFMSTVEQYIVSKGVDANVFMLKCDGSVIGIRSALEKPIESIFSGPAGSLVGASFLTGNETCAVIDVGGTSTDISVINGGVPDMSESGAVVGGWKTRVKAIKMETSAMGGDSDVWVKDNHVNIGPRRVIPLCRAADLYPEFLEQLKTNPMPSKGLLGTNFQPTKFFIRTGYDPIDITDMEKEVLAAISETPTSLREIKYRLKKYPSAKHIDLLIQKRLIQTIGFTPTDALHVLGDYEEHTVEAAQIGAKYLGSLCKRDAQEFAAFVKQEFAKNMASDLMSFFLEGVPKNEIRKIFDIESPTKFKVEMPVVLIGGPVVAYLDNLKEILDADIVVPEFSNVGNAAGALAAKGIRRVDFLVRPVSMAAPDWEFYVFSEKGRMNFYEYEEALEYATTTGRETIIQYMADAGLDPEHVKVDVEKEEIIPDGWDHPLETRIRVMGVGASLVEEEC
- a CDS encoding LptM family lipoprotein — its product is MKRMIFAILIIATMLLVSGCAQNRDVPEEEMDDVVVEDTTAVSEDIDENGVENVADGLAETIPEGEDTSNGSDNTTSISQEDLDRLKEELEGLEFEDMGGLSEE
- a CDS encoding COG1361 S-layer family protein, with product MTLKAIISITLVLLLAFTAPAAADTDIRPTVVVDYSMEPAVLMPGDTGTITISIENMANGEIYVQEDEKTFDMNAYIASIALGGNDDIEILNKEHTDIGLLGPRDTIKLAFNIRAKETAENGVHFLTMELVGGSDMNDLNYNIPVKIDGRNLRLIMATMPTTVMNEISTIELDIINTRPNDVNNVIIKAEGENVSFNPAEVFVGTIPASDKTTVDITLNTMASSSGTKNISFTASFFNGDNYHVSGNEDTEINVVSQPSLIFTGIEVTKIGNKYSLIGDINNFGTTDAKNVLVSIAESENITPMQPYANYFVGTLEADDFSSFELSARILTSDVKEIPILIEFRDTDNVYSSVTGYIDLESASAPEGGEQETPLWMWGVIGIITIAVAGVIVYTWKKREVAEEEETDDEDEDGFDEDEDDDDEIEE
- a CDS encoding class II fructose-bisphosphate aldolase, with the protein product MTNNNFEPIPSSLMFKSLLDKDTIIMTANPRIALVMKGIMSAAKDMDAPLIFELARSECNLEGGYAGLKPSDLSRMAREAAKEVGFDMWALHADHIGIKKGDDEDIESTKALVSGQIDAGFTSFAIDASHLFNFQGGNLREELADNIDATTKIGLHIKENMGDKGYGLEVEVGEIGREDEHGRVLTSPEEAVTFIKALNENGVFPHFLAIANGSAHGNTYDASGNLIEQVSIDIDQTIAVAQALKDNNLDVRIAQHGITGTPRDLIHNNFPHGDIVKGNVATFYQNIVWDIFKVYEPELYQDIRNWTIETYKEKAPGKNDTEIFGKFSKFAVKQFFDRIYSVSDDTKAAIDAMCYAETLLFIKSFKGEGTAQIVRDSLN
- a CDS encoding ABC transporter permease → MISIEDIQSNMYLQLAKRNLKRQTFRTVLAAIGIIIGVIAISSMGILGNSLKMSVTDSFGDIGDKLLIYPAPGEDGVTEKQISQMKKVHGIDAIIPAYSTGDRVEYKNSYTFGSIYSIEQEDLEKLVEVEDGQFFKSGSTDCVIGASIAETLDLKTGGKIEIGDSRLRVVGILKERGMGFDINADTGVFTSIQMYEKMYPEERDEYDFVVVRAEELDQVDDIKEDIEDLLNRKEEVITVFATNIILESINEAFKSISLFLMGIGSISLIVAGVSILNVMLMSTMERTKEIGVMKAVGASRKDVLTMFLLEALLLGIAASLIGGLFTIGAGYLILSLVVKNTSYLFSLSTLLYILEGILFGVATSLIGGMYPAWKASNMRPLDALRYE
- a CDS encoding ABC transporter ATP-binding protein; its protein translation is MSDPIVQLQNVRKIYTLGTSEIHALNGVNISIEKGDFVTIMGSSGSGKSTLLNMVGCLDTPTSGKVKINGTNITKLDDDRLTAIRRDNIGFIFQQFNLIPTLTAIENVEIPMIFSRITPTLRKKRAMHALEQAQLDPEYASHRPNELSGGQQQRVAIARALANEPPILLADEPTGNLDSKTGKSIMELLVRLNEEGTTLIVVTHDHKLTEYSNKTIVLMDGEVSDDIY
- a CDS encoding YdeI/OmpD-associated family protein, encoding MNTLHVETREEWRKWLEKHNSTEKDIWLVHYKKHTGKPILQYDDAVEEAICFGWIDTLIRRIDEERYAQRYTPRTERSQWSETNKQRARKMIELGKMTEKGLQKLGNALNEKPAQSRIKATDIPADMKAALKADEQAWKNFSAFAPGYRRNYIEWVLDAKREETRLRRIESVVERARENKKPGMM